TGCCCAAACAGGCACCGGCAAGACCGCCTCCTTTACCCTGCCGATGATCGATATTCTGGCCCATGGTCGGGCCAAGGCGCGCATGCCCCGGACCCTGATCCTGGAGCCAACCCGCGAACTGGCCGCTCAGGTGGCCGAGAATTTCGACAAATACGGCAAGTATCACAAGCTCAACAAGGTGCTGCTGATCGGCGGCGAGTCCATGCAAGAGCAGATGAAGGTCATGGAAAAGGGCGTCGATGTGTTGATCGCCACCCCGGGCCGCCTGCTCGATATGTTCGAACGCGGTGGCCTGCTCCTGCGCGACGTGAAAATTCTGGTCATCGACGAAGCCGACCGTATGCTCGACATGGGCTTTATCCCTGATGTGGAACGCATCGTGTCCTTGTTGCCGCCGTTGCGTCAGACCCTGTTCTTCTCCGCTACCATGCCGCCGGAAATCAAGCGTCTGGCCGATGCCTTCCTGAGCAATCCCAAGGAAATCAGCGTCGCGGCCCCGTCGTCGGCGGCGGAAACGGTCCGGCAGGCATTGATTGTTGTCGATCATGTGGAAGCGGCCAGAAGTGGACGCGGCGGTCCCAGCGGAGGACGGAGCGGCGGTCGAAGCGGCGGTGGTCGAGGGGGCCCGCGCGGCGGATCCACCAGCGGCCACAAGGAAAAACGCGCCGCGTTGCGGGCCTTGATTGCCCAGGAAGACGTACGGACCGCCTTTATTTTCTGTAATCGCAAGCGCGACGTGGGCGTGACATACCGCTCGCTGGTCAAACATGGTTTCAGCGTCGGCCAACTGCATGGCGACATGAGCCAGTCCGAACGCACCCAGATGCTCCACGCGTTCAAGAATGGCGAGGTCAAGCTGCTGGTCTGTTCCGATGTGGCCGCCCGTGGCATCGACGTGTCTGATTTGAGCCACGTTTTCAATTTTGATGTGCCGACCCATGCCGAGGACTATATCCACCGCATCGGTCGCACCGGGCGCGCCGGCAAGGAAGGCGTTGCTTTCACCCTCGCGGTTTCCGATGAAAGCAAATATATCGACGCCATTCAAAGACTGCTGAAGAAACCCATCGAACGGTTGGACGTGGTCGGATTGGTCAGCGGCACGTTGAAAGAGGGTGTTGGACGCCCCAAGGCTTCCAGCAACAAGTCTCCGAAAACACCCGCTCCGGAGGCTCCGGCCTCGGAACCCGAGGTGACTGAGGACAACGAAACCGGGGAAGTCCGCGTTCCGGAAACCCAAAATGCTGATGAAAAGCCCAAGCGGTCCCGCCGGAAACCTTCCGACAAGCCCGCTGACGCCGCCGACGAAGGCAAGGCCA
The sequence above is drawn from the Magnetospira sp. QH-2 genome and encodes:
- a CDS encoding DEAD/DEAH box helicase — translated: MGFADLGLGEDVLRAVSDAGYDNPTPIQEKAIPFVLMSRDILGCAQTGTGKTASFTLPMIDILAHGRAKARMPRTLILEPTRELAAQVAENFDKYGKYHKLNKVLLIGGESMQEQMKVMEKGVDVLIATPGRLLDMFERGGLLLRDVKILVIDEADRMLDMGFIPDVERIVSLLPPLRQTLFFSATMPPEIKRLADAFLSNPKEISVAAPSSAAETVRQALIVVDHVEAARSGRGGPSGGRSGGRSGGGRGGPRGGSTSGHKEKRAALRALIAQEDVRTAFIFCNRKRDVGVTYRSLVKHGFSVGQLHGDMSQSERTQMLHAFKNGEVKLLVCSDVAARGIDVSDLSHVFNFDVPTHAEDYIHRIGRTGRAGKEGVAFTLAVSDESKYIDAIQRLLKKPIERLDVVGLVSGTLKEGVGRPKASSNKSPKTPAPEAPASEPEVTEDNETGEVRVPETQNADEKPKRSRRKPSDKPADAADEGKAKAPARKAAKPAKKAEDKPRGRGRGRDRDTDNNQVVGLGDHVPAFLLRAVKLDN